From the genome of Vicia villosa cultivar HV-30 ecotype Madison, WI linkage group LG2, Vvil1.0, whole genome shotgun sequence, one region includes:
- the LOC131652280 gene encoding heptahelical transmembrane protein 4-like isoform X1: protein MGSDNSIDKDSIGLLENDREACSGKEGKGKRLWKKVKYQLVEYHSLPAFLRDNEYILGHYRSEWPMKQVLLSIFAIHNETLNVWTHLIGFFLFLALTIYTAMKVPKVVDLNSLQHLPDILKNADLHKLQSELLTCLPSMPDLQRLRDEISSWHIKELLYNCLPVRFSSSNHTDVCVLHNVKEDLANLIAPLVIRPITRWPFYAFLGGAMFCLLASSVCHLVSCHSERVSYIMLRLDYAGIAALISTSFYPPVYYSFMCYPFFCNLYLGFITILGIATILVSLLPVFQTPEFRTTRASLFLGMGLSGALPILHKLFLFWGEPEVFYTTGYEILMGSFYGLGALVYATRIPERWMPGKFDIAGHSHQLFHILVVAGAYTHYRAGLVYLRWRDIRGC, encoded by the exons ATGGGGAGTGACAATTCAATTGATAAAGATTCAATTGGTTTATTGGAGAACGATCGAGAAGCCTGTTCTGGAAAAGAAGGGAAAGGGAAAAGGCTATGGAAGAAGGTTAAGTACCAGCTTGTTGAGTATCATTCTTTGCCAGCTTTTCTTAGAGACAATGAATACATTCTTGGTCATTATCGATCTGAATGGCCTATGAAGCAGGTTTTGCTTAGCATCTTCGCAATCCACAACGAAACTCTCAACGTTTGGAC GCATTTGATTGGGTTCTTCCTGTTCCTAGCATTGACCATATACACTGCCATGAAAGTTCCGAAGGTTGTAGATCTTAATTCGCTACAGCATTTGCCCGACATCCTCAAGAATGCTGACCTACATAAACTACAATCAGAACTGTTGACATGCCTACCTTCCATGCCAGATTTGCAAAGACTCAGGGATGAAATCTCAAGCTGGCATATTAAAGAACTTCTGTATAATTGTTTGCCTGTAAGATTTTCCAGTAGCAATCATACTGATGTTTGTGTTCTG CACAACGTAAAAGAGGACCTGGCGAACCTAATAGCACCACTGGTGATTAGACCAATTACAAGGTGgcctttttatgcatttttagggGGAGCCATGTTTTGCTTGCTAGCTAGCAGTGTTTGCCATCTCGTCTCTTGCCACTCTGAACGTGTATCATACATTATGCTCAGGCTTGACTATGCCGGAATTGCAGCTTTGATATCTACCTCTTTTTATCCTCCAGTATATTACTCATTTATGTGTTATCCATTTTTCTGCAACCTTTACCTAGGCTTTATTACTATATTGGGCATTGCAACCATCTTGGTTTCTCTCCTTCCAGTTTTCCAAACTCCAGAATTTCGCACCACCCGAGCATCCCTCTTTTTGGGAATGGGTTTGTCTGGTGCTTTACCTATTCTGCACAAGCTTTTTCTCTTCTGGGGTGAACCTGAGGTGTTTTACACAACTGGTTATGAGATTTTAATGGGTTCTTTCTATGGACTCGGGGCACTAGTTTATGCCACCAGGATTCCCGAACGATGGATGCCCGGGAAATTTGACATTGCCGGACACAGTCACCAATTATTTCATATATTGGTCGTAGCCGGGGCATACACTCACTATCGTGCAGGGTTAGTTTATCTCAGGTGGCGTGACATTCGAGGTTGTTGA
- the LOC131652280 gene encoding heptahelical transmembrane protein 4-like isoform X2: protein MGSDNSIDKDSIGLLENDREACSGKEGKGKRLWKKVKYQLVEYHSLPAFLRDNEYILGHYRSEWPMKQVLLSIFAIHNETLNVWTHLIGFFLFLALTIYTAMKVPKVVDLNSLQHLPDILKNADLHKLQSELLTCLPSMPDLQRLRDEISSWHIKELLYNCLPHNVKEDLANLIAPLVIRPITRWPFYAFLGGAMFCLLASSVCHLVSCHSERVSYIMLRLDYAGIAALISTSFYPPVYYSFMCYPFFCNLYLGFITILGIATILVSLLPVFQTPEFRTTRASLFLGMGLSGALPILHKLFLFWGEPEVFYTTGYEILMGSFYGLGALVYATRIPERWMPGKFDIAGHSHQLFHILVVAGAYTHYRAGLVYLRWRDIRGC, encoded by the exons ATGGGGAGTGACAATTCAATTGATAAAGATTCAATTGGTTTATTGGAGAACGATCGAGAAGCCTGTTCTGGAAAAGAAGGGAAAGGGAAAAGGCTATGGAAGAAGGTTAAGTACCAGCTTGTTGAGTATCATTCTTTGCCAGCTTTTCTTAGAGACAATGAATACATTCTTGGTCATTATCGATCTGAATGGCCTATGAAGCAGGTTTTGCTTAGCATCTTCGCAATCCACAACGAAACTCTCAACGTTTGGAC GCATTTGATTGGGTTCTTCCTGTTCCTAGCATTGACCATATACACTGCCATGAAAGTTCCGAAGGTTGTAGATCTTAATTCGCTACAGCATTTGCCCGACATCCTCAAGAATGCTGACCTACATAAACTACAATCAGAACTGTTGACATGCCTACCTTCCATGCCAGATTTGCAAAGACTCAGGGATGAAATCTCAAGCTGGCATATTAAAGAACTTCTGTATAATTGTTTGCCT CACAACGTAAAAGAGGACCTGGCGAACCTAATAGCACCACTGGTGATTAGACCAATTACAAGGTGgcctttttatgcatttttagggGGAGCCATGTTTTGCTTGCTAGCTAGCAGTGTTTGCCATCTCGTCTCTTGCCACTCTGAACGTGTATCATACATTATGCTCAGGCTTGACTATGCCGGAATTGCAGCTTTGATATCTACCTCTTTTTATCCTCCAGTATATTACTCATTTATGTGTTATCCATTTTTCTGCAACCTTTACCTAGGCTTTATTACTATATTGGGCATTGCAACCATCTTGGTTTCTCTCCTTCCAGTTTTCCAAACTCCAGAATTTCGCACCACCCGAGCATCCCTCTTTTTGGGAATGGGTTTGTCTGGTGCTTTACCTATTCTGCACAAGCTTTTTCTCTTCTGGGGTGAACCTGAGGTGTTTTACACAACTGGTTATGAGATTTTAATGGGTTCTTTCTATGGACTCGGGGCACTAGTTTATGCCACCAGGATTCCCGAACGATGGATGCCCGGGAAATTTGACATTGCCGGACACAGTCACCAATTATTTCATATATTGGTCGTAGCCGGGGCATACACTCACTATCGTGCAGGGTTAGTTTATCTCAGGTGGCGTGACATTCGAGGTTGTTGA